A DNA window from Limanda limanda chromosome 6, fLimLim1.1, whole genome shotgun sequence contains the following coding sequences:
- the LOC133003071 gene encoding olfactory receptor 4E2-like yields the protein MKITLNSTEVSYFTLAAHVDTGLFKYFSFLILFILYVVILCANVLLIVVICMNRSLHEPMYVFLCSLFVNELYGSTGLFPLLLLQILSDVHTVSAPACLLQVFCLYSYGGVEFFTLAVMSYDRYLAICCPLQYNTRMNSNKIARLVALIWIYPLLNNIFFVFCLTARLQLCGNIINKVYCDNYYIVKLSCSDTSVNNILGLTHMFTVILSLVVLILYTYVRILKVCFSGSKQTRQKALSTCTPHLASLLNFSFGAFFEIVQSRFDMSSVPKVLRVVLSLYWLTCQPLFNPVMYGLKMYKIRIVCKNMLWRKKL from the coding sequence ATGAAGATCACATTGAACTCGACAGAAGTTTCTTATTTCACACTCGCTGCCCACGTTGACACAGGACTTTTTAAATACTTCTCTTTCCTGatacttttcattttgtatGTTGTGATCCTTTGTGCCAACGTGCTGCTGATTGTAGTTATCTGTATGAACAGAAGTCTCCATGAACCTATGTACGTGTTCCTGTGCAGCCTGTTTGTAAATGAACTGTATGGCAGCACAgggttgtttcctctcctcctgctccagatTCTCTCAGACGTTCACACGGTTTCTGCTCCAGCTTGTCTCCTGCAGGTTTTCTGTCTCTACTCTTACGGCGGCGTGGAGTTTTTCACTTTAGCCGTGATGTCCTACGACAGATATCTTGCTATATGTTGTCCTCTGCAGTACAACACACGTATGAATTCTAATAAGATCGCCAGGCTCGTTGCTTTAATTTGGATATATCCTCTATTGAACAATATTTTCTTCGTCTTTTGTCTGACTGCCCGTTTACAGCTGTgtggaaacatcatcaacaaggTTTACTGTGACAATTATTATATCGTCAAACTGTCGTGTTCCGACACCTCAGTCAACAACATCTTGGGACTCACTCACATGTTTACAGTCATTTTGAGTCTTGTTGTTTTAATCCTCTACACGTACGTGAGGATTTTAAAGGTTTGTTTCTCTGGCTCCAAGCAGACGAGACAAAAAGCCCTCAGCACCTGCACCCCCCACCTGGCCTCACTGCTCAACTTCTCCTTCGGAGCTTTCTTTGAAATAGTTCAGAGCAGGTTTGATATGAGCAGTGTTCCCAAAGTGTTACGTGTTGTGTTATCTTTATATTGGCTAACATGTCAGCCGCTATTCAATCCTGTTATGTACGGActgaaaatgtacaaaatacGCATCGTGTGTAAAAATATGCTGTGGAGGAAAAAACTCTAA
- the LOC133004017 gene encoding olfactory receptor 4E2-like, which produces MKITLNSTEVSYFTLAAHVDTGLFKYFSFLILFILYVVILCANVLLIVVICMNRSLHEPMYVFLCSLFVNELYGSTGLFPLLLLQILSDVHTVSAPACLLQVFCLYSYGGVEFFNLAVMSYDRYLAICCPLQYNTRMNSNKIARLVALSWIYPLLNNIFFIFLTARLQLCGNIINKVYCDNHYIVKLSCSDTSVNNILGLTHMFTVILSLVVLILYTYVRILKVCFSGSKQTRQKAVSTCTPHLASLLNFSFGVYFEIVQSRFDMSSVPKVLRVVLSLYWLTCQPLVNPLLFGLQMSKIRIIYKNLLFGRKM; this is translated from the coding sequence ATGAAGATCACATTGAACTCGACAGAAGTTTCTTATTTCACACTCGCTGCCCACGTTGACACGGGACTTTTTAAATACTTCTCTTTCCTGatacttttcattttgtatGTTGTGATCCTTTGTGCCAACGTGCTGCTGATTGTAGTTATCTGTATGAACAGAAGTCTCCATGAACCTATGTACGTGTTCCTGTGCAGCCTGTTTGTAAATGAACTGTATGGCAGCACAgggttgtttcctctcctcctgctccagatTCTCTCAGACGTTCACACGGTTTCTGCTCCAGCTTGTCTCCTGCAGGTTTTCTGTCTCTACTCTTACGGTGGCGTGGAGTTTTTCAATTTAGCCGTGATGTCCTATGACAGATATCTTGCTATATGTTGTCCTCTGCAGTACAACACACGTATGAATTCTAATAAGATCGCCAGGCTCGTTGCTTTAAGTTGGATATATCCTCTATTAAACAAtattttcttcatctttctgactgcccgtttacagctgtgtggaaacatcatcaacaaggTTTACTGTGACAATCATTATATCGTCAAACTGTCGTGTTCCGACACCTCAGTCAACAACATCTTGGGACTCACTCACATGTTTACAGTCATTTTGAGTCTTGTTGTTTTAATCCTCTACACGTACGTGAGGATTTTAAAGGTTTGTTTCTCTGGCTCCAAGCAGACGAGACAAAAGGCCGTCAGCACCTGCACCCCCCACCTGGCCTCGCTGCTCAACTTCTCCTTCGGGGTTTACTTTGAAATAGTTCAGAGCAGGTTTGATATGAGCAGTGTTCCCAAAGTGTTACGTGTTGTATTATCGTTGTACTGGCTCACGTGTCAGCCGCTCGTCAACCCTTTACTGTTCGGACTGCAAATGTCCAAAATACGCATCATATACAAGAATCTGCTCTTTGGGAGGAAAATGTGA